A stretch of the Oncorhynchus mykiss isolate Arlee unplaced genomic scaffold, USDA_OmykA_1.1 un_scaffold_195, whole genome shotgun sequence genome encodes the following:
- the LOC110526059 gene encoding uncharacterized protein LOC110526059 isoform X2, with amino-acid sequence MTKEQLAKLCKTIVNFIAQTTLQILLPALARILGVTGFYDNADSLKRGGSARSFTAFEQKRLELIQEVKYLAKEMCNCGGRALRPRSSTPSSKSSQTSLKAHLGMPEDSIISSVQEQLSKSDQMVAAGQLSQIDKVVGTMLENIEKISSEFGEELVYQESLRSSSSLSFSTAKSQKTEWEFALPGTPIPSELPESTAQPIVRCSVIDMSESSKPKTMVCDARTSMFAIADTIMKKVYPEAEGQVTSHPDLTDAIARLEELISQGKIGALSRDLSHQVNRIISDSNLTPLGLTVAAGKSASDTIVSKLKRNDKVGKPTTYELVQLFVEESVKCLLLPSFVPYSTSMSLAQGAKVLARVSEDRISCSSSSSVFSDTVSLFTKVMVSQVMYSVDSDAESIGSSPTESLQTSETTISDVGNLLSDKSSPRLSPSGTIMATSETSNAAQILKANIDGEEVDTTSHSGVAQNIVRDDMSTSPDMVKDVTLPTPSSDNLGSDDDVTDLISMLVMRILTEIQTPAEDYPVDVTRKSQDLIPKVMEVFCAWSGCSETQAYPENLRIHKVYRVVYKNLLEEFGSEKILQQAVSTQDSSFDRILVKSLSEALLHRCNEALRAASRTSVKTTGPKALPLAEDVRASSGKLSFLQRLVRLTSNLKLFKKGNKKDSHRSESEQVQTTAEDGMLPSIVPHAAMSALPKDLPASSQQETPHKRPLLVRMFSAISKGLFKPFKQSLKTK; translated from the exons ATGACAAAGGAACAGCTTGCAAAATTGTGCAAGACCATTGTCAACTTCATTGCACAGACCACCCTGCAGATCCTGCTGCCGGCCCTGGCCCGCATTCTAGGGGTGACGGGCTTTTATGACAACGCTGACTCACTCAAGAGGGGCGGCAGTGCAAGATCCTTCACTGCCTTTGagcagaaaagactagaactcatcCAGGAAGTTAAATATTTGGCAAAGGAGATGTGTAACTGTGGCGGCAGGGCTCTCCGACCAAGGTCTAGCACACCCTCTTCcaagag ttcccagacctcaCTGAAAGCCCACCTGGGAATGCCAGaggacagtatcatcagcagtgtccaggagcaactgtcaaaatctgaccaaaTGGTGGCTGCAGGACAGCTTTCACAAATAGATAAAGTGGTTGGAACTATGCTGGAGAACATTGAGAAGATAAGCAGCGAATTTGGCGAGGAATTGGTCTATCAAGAGTCACTGCGGTCTTCTTCCTCGTTGTCATTCTCAACTGCCAAATCACAGAAGACAGAGTGGGAATTTGcactccctggcactcccattcCTTCTGAGTTACCCGAGAGTACTGCTCAGCCCATTGTAAGATGCTCAGTCATTGACATGAGCGAATCTAGTAAGCCAAAAACAATGGTGTGTGATGCCAGAACAAGCATGTTTGCCATAGCCGATACCATCATGAAGAAAGTATATCCAGAGGCAGAAGGGCAGGTTACATCTCACCCTGATCTAACAGATGCAATAGCTAGACTGGAGGAGCTCATATCTCAGGGTAAGATTGGTGCTCTCTCCCGTGATCTCAGTCACCAAGTCAACCGCATAATTTCTGATagcaacttgacccctctggGACTGACAGTGGCGGCTGGAAAGAGTGCATCTGATACCATCGTTTCGaagctgaagaggaatgacaaggTGGGGAAGCCCACAACTTACGAGCTGGTTCAGCTGTTTGTAGAGGAGTCTGTTAAGTGCCTCCTGCTTCCTAGTTTTGTGCCCTATTCAActtcaatgagtttggctcagggGGCCAAGGTTTTGGCTAGAGTGTCTGAAGATAGAATTTCATGCTCTTCTTCCTCATCAGTATTTAGTGACACAGTCAGTCTCTTTACCAAAGTTATGGTAAGCCAGGTCATGTACTCTGTGGATTCTGATGCAGAAAGTATAGGATCCTCTCCAACTGAATCTCTCCAAACATCTGAAACCACTATATCTGATGTAGGCAATCTATTGAGTGACAAGTCCTCCCCTCGGCTGTCTCCTTCTGGCACCATTATGGCAACAAGCGAGACCTCCAATGCGGCACAAATCTTGAAGGCCAACATTGATGGAGAGGAAGTGGATACCACCAGTCATTCTGGTGTAGCTCAAAACATTGTCAGGGACGATATGTCAACCAGCCCAGACATGGTCAAAGATGTCACACTTCCAACCCCATCCTCTGATAACTTGGGCAGTGATGATGACGTCACCGACCTCATCAGCATGTTAGTAATGAGAATTCTAACAGAAATCCAAACCCCAGCAGAAGATTACCCAGTTGACGTCACACGCAAGTCACAAGACCTGATCCCCAAAGTTATGGAGGTcttctgtgcatggtcaggctgctctgagacaCAAGCCTATCCAGAGAACTTGAGGATTCATAAAGTCTACAGAGTCGTCTATAAAAATCTGTTGGAGGAGTTTGGCTCGGAGAAAATCCTCCAACAggccgtgtcgactcaggactcTTCATTTGATAGGATTCTTGTCAAGTCTTTGAGTGAAGCGCTTCTCCACAGATGTAATGAGGCATTGAGGGCAGCCTCAAGAACATCAGTCAAAACCACCGGGCCTAAGGCTCTTCCACTGGCTGAGGATGTGAGGGCTAGCAGCGGGAAACTATCTTTTCTACAAAGGCTGGTCAGGCTGACAAGCAACTTAAAG CTATTCAAGAAGGGGAACAAGAAGGATTCCCACCGCTCTGAATCAGAACAAGTACAGACCACTGCTGAAGATGGCATGC TGCCCAGCATAGTGCCACATGCTGCCATGTCTGCACTGCCAAAGGATCTCCCCGCCAGCTCCCAACAGGAGACGCCTCACAAACGTCCACTTCTCGTCAGGATGTTTTCTGCCATCTCCAAAGGCCTGTTCAAGCCCTTCAAACAGTCCTTAAAGACCAAGTAA
- the LOC110526059 gene encoding uncharacterized protein LOC110526059 isoform X1 translates to MVEEKVVQRDDDDPPREGREVVEEEPVAQLKKEPKKTGKAKRKSSAKKSGEQGTDTDAGLRNKHPDRGSVIELLEKNALKAAFGPGNKDEMEDCYPILISFMRNLTDEQWQVIYKGFKKPMTKEQLAKLCKTIVNFIAQTTLQILLPALARILGVTGFYDNADSLKRGGSARSFTAFEQKRLELIQEVKYLAKEMCNCGGRALRPRSSTPSSKSSQTSLKAHLGMPEDSIISSVQEQLSKSDQMVAAGQLSQIDKVVGTMLENIEKISSEFGEELVYQESLRSSSSLSFSTAKSQKTEWEFALPGTPIPSELPESTAQPIVRCSVIDMSESSKPKTMVCDARTSMFAIADTIMKKVYPEAEGQVTSHPDLTDAIARLEELISQGKIGALSRDLSHQVNRIISDSNLTPLGLTVAAGKSASDTIVSKLKRNDKVGKPTTYELVQLFVEESVKCLLLPSFVPYSTSMSLAQGAKVLARVSEDRISCSSSSSVFSDTVSLFTKVMVSQVMYSVDSDAESIGSSPTESLQTSETTISDVGNLLSDKSSPRLSPSGTIMATSETSNAAQILKANIDGEEVDTTSHSGVAQNIVRDDMSTSPDMVKDVTLPTPSSDNLGSDDDVTDLISMLVMRILTEIQTPAEDYPVDVTRKSQDLIPKVMEVFCAWSGCSETQAYPENLRIHKVYRVVYKNLLEEFGSEKILQQAVSTQDSSFDRILVKSLSEALLHRCNEALRAASRTSVKTTGPKALPLAEDVRASSGKLSFLQRLVRLTSNLKLFKKGNKKDSHRSESEQVQTTAEDGMLPSIVPHAAMSALPKDLPASSQQETPHKRPLLVRMFSAISKGLFKPFKQSLKTK, encoded by the exons ATGGTGGAAGAAAAG GTAGtacagagagatgatgatgatcccccgagggaggggagggaggttgtTGAGGAAGAACCAGTGGCACAGCTCAAGAAGGAGCCCAAGAAGACAGGAAAG GCGAAGAGGAAAAGTAGTGCCAAGAAGTCAGGGGAGCAGGGCACTGATACGGATGCAG GATTGAGGAATAAACACCCGGACAGAGGATCTGTTATTGAGCTCTTGGAGAAGAATGCTCTTAAGGCTGCATTCGGCCCAGGCAACAAAGATGAGATGGAGGACTGctacccaatcctcatctcattcatgcgcaatcttactgatga GCAATGGCAAGTGATCTATAAAGGATTTAAAAAACCT ATGACAAAGGAACAGCTTGCAAAATTGTGCAAGACCATTGTCAACTTCATTGCACAGACCACCCTGCAGATCCTGCTGCCGGCCCTGGCCCGCATTCTAGGGGTGACGGGCTTTTATGACAACGCTGACTCACTCAAGAGGGGCGGCAGTGCAAGATCCTTCACTGCCTTTGagcagaaaagactagaactcatcCAGGAAGTTAAATATTTGGCAAAGGAGATGTGTAACTGTGGCGGCAGGGCTCTCCGACCAAGGTCTAGCACACCCTCTTCcaagag ttcccagacctcaCTGAAAGCCCACCTGGGAATGCCAGaggacagtatcatcagcagtgtccaggagcaactgtcaaaatctgaccaaaTGGTGGCTGCAGGACAGCTTTCACAAATAGATAAAGTGGTTGGAACTATGCTGGAGAACATTGAGAAGATAAGCAGCGAATTTGGCGAGGAATTGGTCTATCAAGAGTCACTGCGGTCTTCTTCCTCGTTGTCATTCTCAACTGCCAAATCACAGAAGACAGAGTGGGAATTTGcactccctggcactcccattcCTTCTGAGTTACCCGAGAGTACTGCTCAGCCCATTGTAAGATGCTCAGTCATTGACATGAGCGAATCTAGTAAGCCAAAAACAATGGTGTGTGATGCCAGAACAAGCATGTTTGCCATAGCCGATACCATCATGAAGAAAGTATATCCAGAGGCAGAAGGGCAGGTTACATCTCACCCTGATCTAACAGATGCAATAGCTAGACTGGAGGAGCTCATATCTCAGGGTAAGATTGGTGCTCTCTCCCGTGATCTCAGTCACCAAGTCAACCGCATAATTTCTGATagcaacttgacccctctggGACTGACAGTGGCGGCTGGAAAGAGTGCATCTGATACCATCGTTTCGaagctgaagaggaatgacaaggTGGGGAAGCCCACAACTTACGAGCTGGTTCAGCTGTTTGTAGAGGAGTCTGTTAAGTGCCTCCTGCTTCCTAGTTTTGTGCCCTATTCAActtcaatgagtttggctcagggGGCCAAGGTTTTGGCTAGAGTGTCTGAAGATAGAATTTCATGCTCTTCTTCCTCATCAGTATTTAGTGACACAGTCAGTCTCTTTACCAAAGTTATGGTAAGCCAGGTCATGTACTCTGTGGATTCTGATGCAGAAAGTATAGGATCCTCTCCAACTGAATCTCTCCAAACATCTGAAACCACTATATCTGATGTAGGCAATCTATTGAGTGACAAGTCCTCCCCTCGGCTGTCTCCTTCTGGCACCATTATGGCAACAAGCGAGACCTCCAATGCGGCACAAATCTTGAAGGCCAACATTGATGGAGAGGAAGTGGATACCACCAGTCATTCTGGTGTAGCTCAAAACATTGTCAGGGACGATATGTCAACCAGCCCAGACATGGTCAAAGATGTCACACTTCCAACCCCATCCTCTGATAACTTGGGCAGTGATGATGACGTCACCGACCTCATCAGCATGTTAGTAATGAGAATTCTAACAGAAATCCAAACCCCAGCAGAAGATTACCCAGTTGACGTCACACGCAAGTCACAAGACCTGATCCCCAAAGTTATGGAGGTcttctgtgcatggtcaggctgctctgagacaCAAGCCTATCCAGAGAACTTGAGGATTCATAAAGTCTACAGAGTCGTCTATAAAAATCTGTTGGAGGAGTTTGGCTCGGAGAAAATCCTCCAACAggccgtgtcgactcaggactcTTCATTTGATAGGATTCTTGTCAAGTCTTTGAGTGAAGCGCTTCTCCACAGATGTAATGAGGCATTGAGGGCAGCCTCAAGAACATCAGTCAAAACCACCGGGCCTAAGGCTCTTCCACTGGCTGAGGATGTGAGGGCTAGCAGCGGGAAACTATCTTTTCTACAAAGGCTGGTCAGGCTGACAAGCAACTTAAAG CTATTCAAGAAGGGGAACAAGAAGGATTCCCACCGCTCTGAATCAGAACAAGTACAGACCACTGCTGAAGATGGCATGC TGCCCAGCATAGTGCCACATGCTGCCATGTCTGCACTGCCAAAGGATCTCCCCGCCAGCTCCCAACAGGAGACGCCTCACAAACGTCCACTTCTCGTCAGGATGTTTTCTGCCATCTCCAAAGGCCTGTTCAAGCCCTTCAAACAGTCCTTAAAGACCAAGTAA